In Nissabacter sp. SGAir0207, the genomic stretch GGCCGCATCGGCCTTAGCCCCTCCGGGCGGCAGAACTTCTTGCAGACCGACGCCTCCATCAACCGTGGCAACTCCGGCGGCGCGCTGGTAAACACGCTCGGCGAACTGGTGGGCATCAACACCCTCTCCTTTGACAAGAGCAACGACGGCGAAACGCCGGAGGGCATTGGTTTCGCCATCCCGACCGCGCTGGCGACCAAGGTGATGCAGAAGCTGATCCGCGATGGCCGCGTCATCCGTGGCTTCATCGGCATTGGCGGGCGCGAGATCAGCCCGATGCACACGCCAAACAGCGGCCTCGATCGCATCCAAGGGATTGTGGTCAATGAGGTGACGCCAGATGGCCCGGCGGCGAAGGCAGGGATGCAGGTCAACGACGTGATTGTCAGCGTCAACCACAAGCCAGCCCTCTCGGCGCTGGAGACGATGGATCAGGTGGCGGAGATTCGCCCCGGCTCGGTGATTCCGGTCGAGATCATGCGCAATGGCAACAAGATGACGCTTCAGGTCACGATTCAGGAGTACCCCGCCCACTAAGCGGGGACGAAAAAAAAGCCGGCGCAATGCCGGCTTTTTTTATGGCGCAGGACGGTTATTCGCCGTGGATGCGCTCGATGTTGGCACCCAGCGCGCGCAGTTTGTCTTCGATGCGCTCGTAGCCACGGTCGATGTGGTAGATGCGGTCAACGATGGTGGTGCCTTCGGCGATGCAGCCGGCCAGCACCAGACTGGCGGAGGCGCGCAGATCGGTCGCCATCACCTGCGCCCCGGAGAGTTCCGCCACGCCGTGGCAGATCACGGTGTTGCTCTCAATCTCGGCGTGCGCGCCCATGCGGATCAGCTCCGGCACGTGCATGAAACGGTTTTCGAAGATGGTTTCGGTGATCACGCCCGTGCCCTCCGCCACCAAGTTCAGCAGGCTGAACTGCGCCTGCATGTCAGTCGGGAAACCGGGGTGTGGCGCGGTACGGATGTTGACGCCTTTCGGGCGCTGGCCATGCATGTCCAGACTGATCCAATCCTCGCCCACCTCGATGTCCGCGCCCGCTTCGCGCAGCTTCGCCAGCACCGCGTCCAGGGTGTCCGGACGGGTCGCGCGGCACACCACTTTGCCACCGGAGATCGCTGCCGCCACCAGGAAGGTGCCGGTCTCAATGCGGTCAGGCAGCACGCGGTAGACCCCCCGCCGAGGCGCTCTACGCCCTGGATGGTGATCTTGTCGGTGCCCGCGCCGCTGATTTTCGCGCCCAGGGTATTCAGGAAGTGGGCGGTGTCCACAATCTCCGGCTCGCGCGCGGCGTTCTCGATGATGGTGGTGCCCTCCGCCAGCGTGGCGGCGCTCATGATGGTGACGGTCGCGCCAACGCTGACCTTGTCCATCACGATGTGCGCGCCCTTCAGGCGGCCGTCAACGGAGGCTTTGACGTAGCCCTCTTCCAGTTTGATCTCCGCGCCCAGTTGCTCCAGGCCGGTGATGTGCAGGTCAACCGGACGCGCACCGATGGCGCAGCCGCCCGGCAGCGACACCTGGCCGCGGCCAAAGCGCGCCACCAGCGGGCCGAGCGCCCAGATCGAGGCGCGCATGGTCTTCACCAGATCATAAGGGGCGGTGAATTCGTTGACCGCGCTGGCATCGACAAACACCGAGCCATTGCGCTCAATTTTGGTGCCGAGCTGGCTCAGCAGCTTCAGGGTGGTGTCGATATCTTTCAGGTGGGGAACGTTTTGGATCTCAACCGGCTCTTCCGCCAGCAGGGCGGCGAACAGGATTGGCAAGGCCGCGTTTTTCGCCCCGGAGATGGTCACTTCACCACTCAGGCGGGTACGGCCCTGCACACGAAATTTATCCATTATGACTGCTCTCAATGATTAACTTGATAAGGATGAGCACAGGGCGGCCACGCCGCCCCCGGCATCAAAGGCCGCTTAGCTTGCGGTCGCGCTGCCACTCTTCCGGCGTGAAAGCCTTGATGGAGAGGGCGTGGATGCGGTTGTCCGCGATGTACTCCATCAGCGGCGCATAGACGGTCTGCTGCTTCTTCACGCGGCTCATGCCAGCGAACTGCTCACTCACCGCAATCACCTGGAAGTGGCTACCTTCGCCAGTCACGTGGGCTTCCTGCAAGGCCAGCGCCTGCATCAGAACGTCTTTAATTTCTTGGGTATCCATAGGAGTCTATTCTGTCTAAATGGGGATAATATCAGCCGACTATCTTAGTGTAATCCGGCCGACTCTTAAACAAAGAAAAAGCCCCGAAGAGGCTTTCTTGCGGGGGCTTTGGTCGTCAATTGCGGCAAAAAGCACGCTAACGCGCTGAGGCGGCGGCGCTGACGGGGATGATCTCATCCAGGTTATAGAGCGTAATCAACGTCTCCAGCCGATCGGTCATGCCCTCCAGCGTCAGCGCCGCGCCACGCGCGCGCGCCTCGGCCCGCAGGTGCACCAGCAGCGCCAAACCGGGCGAGTCCACCCGGCCGACCTGCGACAGGTCGAGGGCGGTGTGCTGCGCCAGCAGGCTCTCACGCTGCTGCCAGAGCGGCAGCAGCGTATCGCGGTCAAGATCGCCGGTCAGTACCAGCGTCTGCCCGCGTGAGGCCCAGTTCAGGGTTGAGCCGGCCATTATTGCTGGTCGAGGGTGATGGGCTGGGCCGCCGCGCTCTTCAGGCGGGCGGTCAGGCCGTCGACGCCCTGCTGGCGCAGGATGTCAGCCCACTCATTCTGCTTGGTGGTGATCATGCTGACGCCTTCGGCGATCATGTCATACGCCTGCCAGTTGCCGGTCTTGCTGTTCTTGCGCCACTGGAAGTCCAGACGCACCGGCGGGCGGCCGCCGTTGTCCAGGATGGTGACG encodes the following:
- the degS gene encoding outer membrane-stress sensor serine endopeptidase DegS, encoding MLAKLLRSILFGLIVAGILLFALPALRLPSADFLLPSHFSGGDEQPVSYNQAVRHAAPAVVNVYNRSMGASSHNELEIRTLGSGVIMNDKGYILTNKHVINDAEQIIVALQDGRVFEALLVGSDSLTDLAVLKIDATALPVIPINTQRIPRVGDVVMAIGNPYNLGQTITQGIISATGRIGLSPSGRQNFLQTDASINRGNSGGALVNTLGELVGINTLSFDKSNDGETPEGIGFAIPTALATKVMQKLIRDGRVIRGFIGIGGREISPMHTPNSGLDRIQGIVVNEVTPDGPAAKAGMQVNDVIVSVNHKPALSALETMDQVAEIRPGSVIPVEIMRNGNKMTLQVTIQEYPAH
- the ibaG gene encoding BolA family iron metabolism protein IbaG, with protein sequence MDTQEIKDVLMQALALQEAHVTGEGSHFQVIAVSEQFAGMSRVKKQQTVYAPLMEYIADNRIHALSIKAFTPEEWQRDRKLSGL
- the mlaB gene encoding lipid asymmetry maintenance protein MlaB, encoding MAGSTLNWASRGQTLVLTGDLDRDTLLPLWQQRESLLAQHTALDLSQVGRVDSPGLALLVHLRAEARARGAALTLEGMTDRLETLITLYNLDEIIPVSAAASAR